A genome region from Deltaproteobacteria bacterium HGW-Deltaproteobacteria-2 includes the following:
- a CDS encoding C4-dicarboxylate ABC transporter substrate-binding protein, whose amino-acid sequence MKCKKVVSFLCIGLLMVFFMGTAYALTPKEKYANLPSMKHLKKVKPNGDYTYVVKCATLAPDGVGWVAIIKDMITPGFYKVTDGLVSLSWYYGGTMGDDQDILAKMRNGQLQGGAFSGQGIVMACPEMALMELPFMFENYDEVEYVYSKLRPRISQWYEKRGYHLIVLAEQDFDQIYSTKHEIRTPDDFKNARFLTWYGPLEERTLKAMGGSPLPIRIPEVAASIRTGVCDAFITPALWSVGTQMYTVMKYINPVRIRYSPAAGLIMLPTWNLLPKEIQSAIDNFAISVEKDFRQKVRAGNEKCLKAMIKYGMIETKLTPAEIEVWKKRVLPLWDEFAAKGYYSKAELNEVKGLVAEYRAKHKK is encoded by the coding sequence ATGAAGTGTAAAAAAGTTGTATCGTTTCTGTGCATTGGACTACTCATGGTATTTTTTATGGGGACAGCATATGCACTTACGCCTAAGGAAAAATATGCAAATCTTCCGAGCATGAAGCATTTAAAAAAAGTCAAGCCAAATGGTGATTATACGTATGTTGTCAAATGCGCAACGCTCGCTCCTGATGGGGTAGGCTGGGTTGCCATAATCAAAGATATGATTACTCCCGGGTTTTATAAGGTGACAGACGGTCTAGTGAGCTTGAGCTGGTATTATGGCGGGACAATGGGAGACGATCAGGACATATTAGCCAAAATGCGTAACGGGCAATTGCAGGGAGGCGCATTTTCCGGACAGGGAATTGTAATGGCTTGTCCGGAGATGGCATTGATGGAGCTTCCGTTCATGTTTGAGAATTATGACGAAGTGGAATATGTTTACTCTAAGTTAAGACCCCGCATTAGCCAGTGGTATGAAAAGAGAGGATACCACCTTATTGTGTTGGCGGAACAGGATTTTGATCAAATCTATTCCACGAAACACGAAATCAGGACGCCTGATGATTTTAAGAATGCCCGCTTTTTAACATGGTACGGGCCGCTGGAAGAGAGAACTTTGAAAGCGATGGGTGGGAGTCCTTTGCCGATTCGCATACCTGAGGTAGCAGCTTCGATCCGCACAGGTGTTTGCGATGCCTTCATCACCCCGGCTCTGTGGTCGGTCGGTACTCAGATGTATACTGTAATGAAATACATCAATCCTGTTCGAATACGATATTCACCGGCAGCCGGTCTTATAATGTTACCGACATGGAATCTTTTACCTAAGGAAATTCAGAGTGCTATTGATAATTTTGCAATATCAGTAGAGAAGGATTTCAGGCAGAAAGTCCGCGCCGGTAATGAAAAATGCCTTAAAGCGATGATTAAGTACGGCATGATAGAGACTAAGCTGACTCCGGCTGAAATTGAGGTTTGGAAAAAAAGAGTCCTTCCTCTTTGGGATGAATTTGCCGCAAAGGGTTACTATTCCAAGGCTGAGTTAAATGAGGTTAAGGGTCTTGTTGCGGAATATCGAGCTAAGCATAAAAAATAA
- a CDS encoding 2-hydroxyacyl-CoA dehydratase: protein MKTILDETRELASSTHNHYLEEAKKQGKKIIGYFCSYMPEEIIHAAGFVPYRMRAVESKSTTKADAYYSSINCTFVKHCFNKALNGDFDFLDGVVFVNGCDHSRRMYDNWRYAGIGPSFLYMFFAPHMINEPALEYFSLECSKLKSAIEKHFQISITDKSLKNSISLYNQKRRLLAEIYALRKNKNVPIKASELLGVMLAVTAVPVEKAIDILTDVKKFIEGRVVSKPDDMRLFISGGCIEELEHLELIEDCGCVIVADNICLGARHFLDEVGTEGDPLQAIAQRYLSHLSCPRMMGDFQRRLDYLLGVRKEYGIDGAIIEKLKFCDIWGGEMYLYRVESKNRGIPLLALERELHGGGAGQVKTRVQAFLEKLKNKQATDEGMVQAAGTDYKPK, encoded by the coding sequence ATGAAAACAATACTCGATGAAACAAGAGAACTGGCATCATCGACCCATAACCATTATCTCGAGGAGGCCAAAAAACAGGGCAAAAAAATTATCGGATATTTCTGTTCGTATATGCCCGAGGAGATTATCCATGCCGCAGGATTTGTGCCCTACCGCATGCGGGCAGTGGAAAGCAAAAGCACGACAAAGGCCGACGCTTATTATTCGTCCATCAACTGCACATTTGTCAAACATTGCTTTAACAAGGCTTTGAACGGCGATTTTGATTTCCTGGACGGTGTTGTTTTCGTGAACGGATGCGATCATTCACGGCGCATGTACGATAACTGGCGTTATGCCGGGATCGGCCCCTCTTTTCTGTACATGTTTTTCGCCCCGCACATGATTAACGAGCCGGCCCTCGAATATTTTTCCCTGGAGTGCAGCAAGTTAAAATCAGCCATAGAGAAGCATTTTCAGATCTCCATCACCGACAAATCGCTTAAAAATTCCATCAGCCTTTATAATCAGAAGCGGCGTCTTCTGGCGGAAATTTATGCGCTGAGAAAAAATAAAAATGTGCCCATAAAAGCCAGTGAGTTATTAGGCGTTATGCTGGCTGTCACGGCGGTCCCCGTGGAAAAGGCCATCGACATCCTGACGGATGTGAAAAAATTTATAGAAGGACGTGTGGTTTCTAAGCCCGACGACATGCGCCTTTTTATTTCCGGGGGCTGTATTGAGGAACTGGAACATCTGGAACTTATTGAAGACTGCGGATGTGTGATCGTGGCTGACAATATTTGTCTGGGAGCGCGTCATTTCCTGGATGAAGTCGGAACGGAAGGGGACCCATTACAGGCCATTGCGCAAAGATACTTAAGTCATCTGTCCTGCCCCAGAATGATGGGCGACTTTCAACGCAGGTTGGACTATCTACTGGGCGTCAGAAAGGAATACGGCATCGACGGCGCCATTATTGAAAAATTAAAGTTCTGCGACATCTGGGGAGGGGAAATGTACCTGTACCGCGTTGAATCAAAAAACAGGGGAATCCCTTTGCTGGCATTGGAACGAGAACTCCACGGCGGCGGGGCCGGACAAGTCAAGACAAGGGTACAGGCTTTCCTGGAAAAGCTTAAAAATAAACAGGCAACAGATGAAGGAATGGTCCAGGCGGCCGGGACCGACTATAAACCGAAATAA
- a CDS encoding nitroreductase encodes MAKKPTDNLSPLYTYQEGMEWNPVEKVIMERRSNRNFKKNPVPDNLIRRVLEAGRFSPTAGNAQPWKFVVITDQELIAEMERATIKMSRLLMWFVDYNRNAFRRIFLTPYTKFLTRLMPNKMHPVPFNLLQQIAAEKTPIYHNAPVMILLLIDKRGIGNPALDAGICGQNIVLAAHSLGLGTCWIGMITVLMMNPLWRKKLGVTAPYELSDCLVLGWPKGDYDGEVAREVQMVEWIEAGGKKRIERQGV; translated from the coding sequence ATGGCAAAAAAACCGACAGATAATCTTTCCCCCCTCTATACCTACCAGGAGGGGATGGAATGGAATCCCGTGGAAAAAGTCATCATGGAAAGAAGGAGCAACCGGAACTTTAAGAAAAATCCCGTGCCCGACAATCTGATCCGAAGGGTTCTGGAAGCCGGAAGATTCTCTCCCACGGCCGGAAATGCTCAACCATGGAAGTTCGTTGTTATTACCGATCAGGAGCTAATTGCCGAAATGGAACGGGCGACGATCAAAATGTCCAGATTACTCATGTGGTTTGTCGATTATAACAGAAACGCCTTTCGACGAATCTTTCTGACTCCGTACACAAAGTTTCTGACCCGTCTGATGCCCAACAAGATGCATCCCGTTCCTTTCAATCTCCTGCAGCAGATTGCAGCCGAAAAGACGCCGATTTATCACAATGCTCCCGTCATGATTCTCCTTTTGATTGACAAGCGGGGCATAGGAAATCCGGCCCTGGATGCCGGTATTTGCGGACAGAATATTGTGCTGGCCGCGCACAGTCTCGGGCTGGGAACTTGTTGGATCGGCATGATAACCGTTTTAATGATGAATCCCCTCTGGCGGAAAAAGCTGGGAGTGACCGCCCCCTACGAACTCTCCGATTGTCTTGTCCTGGGCTGGCCCAAGGGTGACTATGACGGCGAGGTGGCAAGGGAAGTTCAGATGGTCGAGTGGATAGAAGCAGGCGGAAAGAAAAGAATCGAAAGGCAGGGGGTGTAA
- a CDS encoding AMP-dependent synthetase: protein MSWGELMEEKAARYKDRVFLMFDDETYSYRQMNENASRLANYFISLGGGQGKGVAILMDNSPRFLDIFIGIQKIGMYAVPVNTSLKGDSLLYILNHCDAQYLVIDDTYLETLQKVADRLENIKTIIVNPSTAKRGKYPQGYHVLDEAYRCSSANPGIGYRKDDICFITYTSGTTGLPKGVVYRYRKSSVKLLSLVAVMLFKKSDVLYTAMPLFHGNALFVTVTNALSVGAKVALARKFSASRFWDDILKYNVTTFNTIGAMIPIMMKQPEKMTDRQHKVRFIISAACPADLWEKFEKRFGLNIYETYGAVDGGGKTILNLGTAPVGSIGKPPMKVKYRIVDADMNDVPDGTPGELVFPVSGKKNSSSVEYYKNEKASSEKMSRGYIFTGDLIKRDAKGYLYFIGRNTESMRIKGENVSAFEVEQAIQKHTDVLEAAVYAVPSELAEDDIMASITLVEGKELKESGLIEYLKENLPKFAVPRYVKIVPELPKTETHRVKKKELEILKVVSGTWDESKKAYV from the coding sequence ATGTCCTGGGGGGAATTGATGGAAGAAAAGGCCGCCCGATACAAGGACAGGGTCTTCCTCATGTTCGATGATGAGACCTACTCTTATCGCCAGATGAATGAAAACGCCAGCCGATTGGCCAATTATTTTATTTCTTTGGGTGGCGGTCAGGGCAAGGGCGTTGCAATTCTTATGGACAATTCTCCCCGTTTCCTTGACATTTTTATCGGTATCCAGAAGATCGGTATGTATGCCGTGCCCGTCAACACCTCACTGAAGGGGGATAGCCTCCTCTATATTCTCAACCATTGCGACGCGCAGTATCTTGTTATCGATGACACCTACCTTGAAACCCTGCAGAAGGTTGCCGACCGGCTGGAAAACATTAAGACCATCATTGTCAATCCATCTACCGCAAAGCGGGGGAAATATCCGCAAGGTTATCACGTTCTTGACGAAGCCTACAGGTGTTCGTCTGCAAATCCGGGTATCGGCTACCGCAAGGATGATATTTGCTTTATTACTTATACGTCCGGGACTACGGGACTTCCCAAAGGCGTTGTTTACCGATATCGGAAATCATCCGTGAAACTGCTTTCTCTGGTGGCAGTGATGCTTTTCAAAAAAAGCGATGTACTCTATACGGCAATGCCGCTTTTTCACGGCAATGCCCTGTTTGTAACCGTAACCAACGCGCTTAGTGTGGGTGCCAAGGTTGCTCTCGCGAGAAAGTTTTCTGCCAGCCGCTTCTGGGATGATATCCTGAAATATAATGTTACCACCTTCAATACGATCGGTGCCATGATCCCTATCATGATGAAGCAGCCCGAAAAGATGACCGACAGACAGCACAAAGTCCGTTTCATTATTTCGGCGGCCTGTCCCGCCGATCTCTGGGAAAAATTCGAGAAACGCTTCGGATTGAATATTTACGAAACATACGGCGCCGTTGACGGCGGCGGCAAGACCATCCTGAATCTGGGCACGGCGCCGGTGGGATCCATCGGCAAACCGCCCATGAAGGTCAAGTACCGCATTGTTGATGCCGATATGAACGATGTCCCCGACGGTACGCCGGGCGAGCTGGTCTTTCCGGTCTCCGGCAAAAAGAACTCTTCTTCGGTGGAGTACTATAAAAACGAAAAAGCATCGTCGGAAAAAATGAGTAGAGGATACATTTTCACCGGCGATTTGATAAAACGGGATGCAAAGGGTTATCTTTACTTTATTGGAAGAAATACCGAGTCCATGCGGATCAAAGGTGAAAATGTTTCGGCCTTTGAAGTCGAGCAGGCGATTCAGAAGCATACCGACGTCCTGGAGGCCGCCGTTTATGCCGTACCTTCCGAACTCGCCGAGGACGACATCATGGCATCCATAACGCTTGTGGAAGGCAAAGAACTGAAGGAGAGTGGCCTGATCGAATACCTGAAAGAAAATCTGCCCAAATTTGCCGTTCCCCGCTACGTGAAAATAGTCCCGGAACTTCCCAAGACGGAAACACACCGGGTCAAGAAAAAGGAACTGGAAATTTTGAAGGTTGTATCCGGCACCTGGGACGAAAGCAAAAAGGCCTATGTATGA
- a CDS encoding thiolase, whose translation MRDVYVIAAHTIKFGKYLEKTITDLSAMTVLPCLKEAGLDKKHIQALWFSNSAWGEYKRQVCIRGQVALRPLGIDAIPITNLENACAGGSTALHHAWMGVASGLYDITMALGAEKIYDRNQSLVFSGFLTGLDVGNFGETLKRLGDVALSDDEKKAMAAHIEKYRGMAKKGSGKGKKKTFKDKFMTQRDAFVIAIRIGETMGYDMVKKLRKMGGDHSPFMDVYGYEARQHMKKFGSTIEQLAVIASKNHFHSSLNPNAQYQFLVSKEEVLADRLVTWPLTRSMCAPIGDGAASAILCDESTVRRLGLTSQAVKVRASILGSGMARERDGIDIGERLSRLAYEKAGVGPAEIAFAEVHDASAYGEMHQCESLGFCRLGEGGKYAESGATKLGGKQPVNPSGGLESRGHPIGASGLAQIHELVTQLRGAAGARQVSGAKIALAENGGGALGVEEAAMCIHILEKPTL comes from the coding sequence ATGAGAGATGTATATGTCATCGCGGCTCACACTATCAAGTTCGGCAAGTACTTGGAAAAGACTATAACCGATCTGTCGGCCATGACGGTGTTGCCGTGCCTGAAAGAAGCGGGACTGGATAAAAAACATATTCAGGCGCTCTGGTTCTCCAATTCGGCATGGGGTGAATATAAAAGACAGGTCTGTATCCGCGGTCAGGTCGCCCTCCGCCCTTTGGGGATAGATGCCATCCCGATCACGAATCTGGAAAACGCATGTGCCGGCGGCTCGACCGCTCTGCATCATGCCTGGATGGGTGTTGCCAGCGGTTTGTATGACATCACGATGGCCCTGGGAGCGGAAAAAATTTACGACCGGAATCAGTCGCTTGTTTTTTCGGGATTTCTTACCGGTTTAGACGTGGGAAATTTCGGGGAAACTCTGAAAAGATTAGGCGATGTTGCTTTGAGCGACGATGAAAAAAAGGCCATGGCGGCTCACATTGAGAAATACAGGGGCATGGCGAAGAAAGGCTCCGGCAAGGGCAAAAAAAAGACCTTCAAAGACAAGTTCATGACCCAGCGCGACGCCTTTGTCATCGCCATCCGGATCGGTGAAACCATGGGGTATGATATGGTGAAAAAACTGCGGAAAATGGGCGGCGATCATTCTCCATTCATGGATGTTTACGGTTACGAGGCGCGCCAGCATATGAAGAAGTTCGGCAGCACCATTGAACAACTGGCTGTCATCGCCTCCAAGAATCATTTTCATTCTTCCCTGAATCCCAATGCCCAGTATCAGTTCCTCGTTTCCAAGGAAGAAGTGCTGGCGGATCGCCTCGTCACCTGGCCGCTGACCCGTTCCATGTGCGCCCCCATCGGTGACGGTGCCGCTTCGGCGATCCTCTGTGACGAAAGTACGGTCAGACGCCTGGGACTTACCTCTCAGGCCGTGAAAGTGAGAGCCTCCATTCTGGGGTCCGGCATGGCCAGGGAGCGCGACGGGATCGATATCGGTGAACGGCTGAGTCGATTGGCCTATGAAAAAGCCGGCGTGGGACCTGCCGAGATCGCTTTCGCGGAAGTACACGATGCCTCGGCCTATGGCGAGATGCACCAGTGCGAATCGCTCGGCTTTTGCCGCCTGGGTGAAGGAGGAAAGTATGCTGAAAGCGGGGCGACGAAGCTCGGAGGCAAACAGCCCGTTAATCCCAGTGGCGGCCTGGAATCACGCGGCCATCCCATCGGGGCTTCAGGTCTTGCACAGATCCATGAACTGGTGACCCAACTCAGGGGCGCGGCCGGGGCAAGACAGGTGTCCGGGGCGAAAATTGCACTCGCCGAAAATGGTGGCGGCGCGCTTGGTGTGGAAGAGGCTGCCATGTGCATACACATTCTGGAAAAACCCACTCTGTAG
- a CDS encoding 2-hydroxyglutaryl-CoA dehydratase: MIAAGCDVGSLTAKAYIMNEKGPLASEIIRVKSTNINSANEVMEKALASARLRFSDLDCCCSTGYGRYEIPFAQINMSEISCHGLGAFRADPSIRTVIDIGGQDCKVILIDANGNIRDFIMNDKCAAGTGRSLEILARTIGVKLEELGNLAVKSKKPINITNKCSIFMELEVLNHLYTRKKLKHVACGIADAVAKRVAGLAKAIDIEDNVCITGGVSKNPGVVRQLAYHMNKSFKALHVDPQVIGALGAACYAMQAIETGGPS, encoded by the coding sequence ATGATTGCAGCAGGTTGCGATGTGGGATCTCTAACCGCCAAAGCCTACATCATGAATGAAAAGGGCCCACTGGCCTCTGAGATCATCCGCGTGAAATCGACAAACATAAACTCGGCCAACGAAGTAATGGAAAAAGCCCTGGCCTCGGCCCGTCTTCGTTTTTCCGATCTGGACTGCTGCTGCAGCACCGGCTACGGACGCTATGAGATTCCTTTCGCGCAAATAAATATGAGCGAAATATCCTGTCACGGCTTGGGAGCCTTCCGCGCTGATCCAAGCATTCGCACGGTCATTGATATAGGCGGACAGGATTGCAAGGTCATTCTGATTGATGCAAACGGCAATATCCGTGATTTCATCATGAACGACAAGTGTGCCGCCGGCACGGGACGGTCGCTGGAGATTCTGGCCAGAACCATCGGCGTCAAACTGGAGGAATTAGGCAATCTGGCCGTCAAATCCAAAAAGCCGATCAATATTACCAACAAGTGCAGCATTTTTATGGAACTGGAAGTTCTCAATCATCTCTATACCCGAAAAAAACTCAAGCATGTCGCCTGTGGGATTGCTGACGCAGTGGCCAAACGAGTGGCGGGTCTCGCCAAAGCCATCGACATCGAAGATAATGTTTGCATCACCGGCGGGGTTTCTAAAAATCCCGGCGTGGTGCGGCAACTGGCTTATCACATGAACAAATCATTTAAAGCGCTTCACGTGGATCCGCAGGTTATCGGCGCGCTGGGCGCCGCCTGTTACGCGATGCAGGCCATCGAGACAGGAGGGCCATCATGA
- a CDS encoding cobyrinic acid a,c-diamide synthase yields the protein MALCGKGGVGKTSVSALMVKNLVQRKDLKVLAIDADPAVGLCTALGIQINKTVDDIRNDLINSIKKGVKMDKTATLNMLDYELFDALTEVNNVGLLAIGRPESEGCFCKVNSLLKDIIQNLAKNFDVVLIDGEAGVEQINRRVMKTVDHLIMISDTSAKGINVANTIKHLAQDNKAVNYKSMGMILNRVRNGSEVQDIRKNAPVNILGWLPEDDLIREFDFPDSAEACQTVDGIINALRL from the coding sequence ATCGCTTTATGCGGAAAAGGTGGGGTGGGAAAAACTTCAGTATCCGCGCTGATGGTCAAGAATCTTGTTCAAAGAAAAGACCTCAAGGTGCTGGCCATAGATGCCGATCCAGCCGTTGGTCTTTGTACGGCGCTGGGCATACAAATCAATAAGACGGTGGATGACATCAGAAATGATTTAATCAACTCCATCAAGAAAGGAGTAAAGATGGATAAAACCGCCACGCTGAATATGCTCGATTACGAACTTTTCGATGCACTGACGGAGGTCAATAATGTCGGGTTGCTGGCCATCGGCAGACCGGAATCGGAAGGCTGTTTCTGCAAGGTCAATTCTCTTTTGAAGGATATCATCCAGAATCTGGCGAAAAATTTCGATGTGGTGCTCATCGACGGGGAGGCTGGTGTGGAACAGATCAACCGCAGGGTTATGAAAACAGTCGATCACCTGATCATGATCTCCGACACGTCCGCCAAGGGCATCAATGTCGCCAACACCATCAAACATCTGGCTCAGGACAATAAGGCCGTGAATTATAAAAGTATGGGCATGATTTTGAACCGTGTCAGAAATGGGAGCGAAGTACAGGATATCCGTAAGAATGCGCCCGTCAATATCCTGGGATGGCTGCCGGAAGACGACCTGATCAGGGAATTCGATTTTCCCGATTCGGCCGAAGCCTGTCAGACGGTTGACGGCATAATCAATGCGCTGCGCCTGTAA
- a CDS encoding C4-dicarboxylate ABC transporter substrate-binding protein, with amino-acid sequence MKRRIVGLLCMGLVVFFMGALSQVAWGADHAKLTKDGKKIYYSKMGTLAPEGVGWAALIKEMVTPGILKATNGQVVLDWYWGGTMGDDQDILAKLRNGQLQGGGFTGQGMVLACPEMALLELPFLFDSYDEVEYVYSKLRPRINQWFEKHGYHLVVLAEQDFDQIYSTKIPIKTPDDFRNSRVLTWYGPLEERTLKALSASPLPIRVPEVAASIRTGVCDTFIAPGLWAVGTQMYTVMKYVNPMHIRYSPAGGIVTMSRWNTIPKELQKAIDDYAISIEKDYRQKIRAGNEKCLKAMYKYGMKEVKMTPAEIDVLKKRLMPVWDEFAAKGYYSKAELAEVKSILAEYRSKKKK; translated from the coding sequence ATGAAACGTAGGATTGTAGGGCTTCTGTGCATGGGGCTCGTTGTTTTTTTTATGGGAGCCTTGTCTCAAGTAGCATGGGGAGCCGATCACGCTAAACTAACTAAAGATGGTAAAAAGATTTATTATTCCAAGATGGGTACGCTGGCGCCGGAAGGAGTCGGCTGGGCTGCTTTAATCAAAGAGATGGTTACACCCGGAATATTAAAGGCGACGAATGGCCAGGTGGTTTTAGATTGGTATTGGGGCGGCACAATGGGAGATGACCAGGACATATTGGCCAAGTTGCGCAATGGACAGTTGCAGGGAGGCGGATTTACAGGACAGGGAATGGTGCTGGCTTGTCCGGAGATGGCCTTACTGGAACTCCCGTTCTTGTTTGACAGTTATGACGAAGTAGAATATGTTTATTCCAAGTTAAGACCGCGCATTAATCAGTGGTTTGAGAAGCATGGATATCACCTCGTTGTATTGGCAGAGCAGGATTTTGACCAAATCTATTCCACGAAAATACCCATCAAGACGCCTGATGATTTCAGGAACAGCCGTGTCTTAACGTGGTACGGTCCGCTGGAAGAAAGAACTTTGAAGGCTTTAAGCGCGAGTCCTTTACCGATTCGTGTGCCTGAGGTAGCCGCTTCCATTCGCACGGGAGTATGCGATACCTTCATAGCCCCGGGTCTCTGGGCGGTCGGCACTCAAATGTATACTGTTATGAAGTACGTCAATCCCATGCACATACGGTATTCGCCGGCTGGCGGCATTGTAACGATGTCGCGGTGGAATACTATTCCAAAAGAATTGCAGAAGGCTATTGATGACTATGCAATATCCATAGAGAAGGATTACAGGCAAAAAATCCGCGCTGGCAATGAAAAGTGCCTGAAAGCCATGTATAAGTATGGTATGAAAGAAGTCAAAATGACACCGGCGGAGATTGACGTTTTGAAGAAGAGACTGATGCCGGTTTGGGATGAATTTGCCGCAAAGGGATACTATTCCAAAGCCGAGTTAGCTGAGGTTAAAAGTATTTTAGCGGAATATAGAAGCAAAAAGAAAAAATAA
- a CDS encoding acyl-CoA dehydrogenase, whose translation MSNLILDERDQNFVLFEMLEMDKLLGLEKYSDFSTDILKVILSKAQKFSVEEIFPTLAEGDKEGCKLEKGNVRVPKCFHRPYKLFSKTGWNCMALSKDYGGQGLPLIMRMAAHEWFMHNFAFCSYPVLVEGAAKLIHAYGSKEQKDKYLPRMITGQWGASICITESGAGSDMGNIKVKAVRQPDGTFKLHGTKIFITAGDQDLTENIIHIVLARIEGDPARTKGLSIFIVPKYLINKDGSLGERNDYEIAKIEEKMGIRGSATCLINYGNNNDCYAELLGNEREGMKTMFQMINDARIATGLQGLSSASIAYLHALKHTKERFQGSSLLGLKNPLAPRVPIIHHTDVRRMLLWMKSNVEGMRAMTYYTAICSDMASGISDPTEAEKWLGIVEVLTPIVKAYCTDVGFRVTETAMQCYGAYGYCSEYPIEQFLRDEKVSSVYGSNGLQALDLVARKMVMKEGAYFMSLLGEMNTTVAKCVVIAVIKDLAEDVQAAINTLTDVIMFFSSCSREGKFYILLENAHPFLMMMGKIVCSWLLLCEAAIAQETLLELCSIKGVTCSDPSDLSRFIKKNKDAAFYDGKIKTAKYFIKNVLPEINGTLKAIKSEDVSIMEIADESFASC comes from the coding sequence ATGAGCAACTTGATTTTAGATGAAAGGGACCAGAACTTTGTGTTATTTGAGATGCTGGAGATGGATAAGCTCCTTGGATTAGAGAAATACTCCGACTTTTCCACTGATATACTTAAAGTTATTCTCTCGAAAGCGCAAAAGTTTTCCGTAGAGGAAATATTCCCCACCCTTGCGGAAGGTGACAAAGAGGGATGCAAATTAGAAAAAGGTAATGTCCGCGTACCAAAGTGTTTCCATCGTCCGTACAAGCTCTTTAGCAAAACCGGATGGAACTGCATGGCGCTTTCCAAAGATTATGGAGGTCAGGGACTTCCCCTAATCATGAGGATGGCGGCTCATGAATGGTTCATGCATAATTTCGCATTCTGCTCCTATCCGGTGCTTGTTGAAGGTGCAGCAAAACTTATCCATGCCTACGGCTCAAAAGAACAAAAAGATAAATACCTTCCCAGGATGATTACCGGCCAATGGGGAGCAAGTATTTGTATCACCGAGTCAGGGGCTGGATCAGATATGGGGAACATCAAAGTAAAGGCGGTAAGACAACCTGATGGGACCTTTAAACTTCACGGCACAAAAATATTCATCACAGCCGGTGATCAGGATCTCACTGAAAACATCATTCATATTGTCCTTGCCAGGATTGAAGGCGATCCTGCCCGTACAAAAGGCCTCTCCATCTTCATAGTACCCAAGTACCTGATCAATAAAGACGGGTCACTGGGGGAACGTAATGACTATGAGATTGCCAAGATTGAAGAAAAGATGGGAATCCGCGGAAGCGCCACCTGCCTGATCAACTATGGCAACAATAACGACTGTTACGCTGAATTATTGGGCAATGAGCGGGAGGGCATGAAGACCATGTTTCAGATGATAAACGATGCCCGGATTGCCACAGGGCTTCAGGGACTATCCAGCGCATCGATTGCCTATCTTCACGCACTTAAGCATACGAAAGAAAGGTTCCAGGGTTCGTCACTCCTCGGATTGAAAAATCCTCTTGCGCCTCGTGTTCCTATTATACACCATACCGATGTCCGGCGCATGCTCCTGTGGATGAAATCCAATGTGGAGGGCATGAGAGCCATGACGTACTACACGGCAATTTGCAGTGATATGGCCTCAGGTATCAGTGATCCCACCGAGGCGGAAAAGTGGTTGGGGATAGTGGAGGTGCTCACTCCTATTGTCAAGGCCTATTGTACAGACGTGGGCTTCAGGGTAACTGAAACGGCCATGCAGTGTTATGGGGCTTATGGTTATTGCAGTGAGTATCCGATCGAACAATTTTTGAGAGACGAGAAGGTCTCTTCTGTATACGGTAGTAATGGACTTCAGGCATTGGATCTTGTGGCAAGAAAAATGGTCATGAAGGAAGGCGCATATTTCATGAGCCTCCTTGGTGAGATGAATACAACTGTGGCCAAGTGCGTAGTTATAGCTGTGATCAAAGATCTTGCAGAAGATGTTCAGGCCGCCATAAATACCCTGACTGATGTCATAATGTTCTTCTCTTCCTGCAGCAGAGAAGGTAAATTCTATATTCTTTTAGAGAACGCCCATCCTTTTCTCATGATGATGGGCAAGATAGTGTGTTCATGGTTACTGCTTTGCGAAGCAGCTATTGCACAAGAAACACTGTTGGAGCTATGCAGTATCAAGGGAGTAACCTGTTCAGATCCATCGGATCTTTCCCGCTTTATTAAGAAGAACAAAGATGCTGCATTTTATGATGGTAAGATAAAAACAGCGAAGTACTTCATCAAGAACGTACTTCCCGAAATAAATGGGACGTTAAAGGCTATTAAGAGTGAAGATGTATCTATAATGGAGATCGCGGATGAGAGTTTCGCCTCCTGTTAA